One stretch of Cydia pomonella isolate Wapato2018A chromosome 24, ilCydPomo1, whole genome shotgun sequence DNA includes these proteins:
- the LOC133531207 gene encoding uncharacterized protein LOC133531207, whose protein sequence is MKGAQETVKKVVKEITKDKAQKAAEAGIEAANKIVKVIVPQYNPGSQKHALSLQERVIEVAGNHIISDLGIDPENQTVNSEEESENSEEESEYSEEQSENSEE, encoded by the coding sequence ATGAAAGGGGCACAAGAAACAgtgaaaaaagtagtaaaagaAATTACAAAAGATAAAGCACAGAAAGCGGCAGAGGCGGGTATAGAAGCAGCCAACAAGATCGTCAAAGTTATAGTTCCGCAATATAATCCAGGTTCACAGAAGCACGCGCTAAGCTTACAAGAGAGAGTGATTGAGGTAGCGGGAAACCATATAATATCGGATTTAGGCATAGATCCCGAAAATCAAACCGTTAATTCAGAAGAGGAAAGCGAAAATTCAGAAGAGGAAAGCGAGTATTCAGAAGAGCAAAGCGAAAATTCAGAAGAGTAA
- the LOC133530872 gene encoding uncharacterized protein LOC133530872, whose amino-acid sequence MEICSWLAVYIQANRASISPSYIPMAEEGRGQGAGTARGRTARTATQAAHKLIQRFMSSSMLSHHTLPLATLFILRGATSYGPKQIVPTLPTRKELEAYEGYLKHNSRRFFWFLIPVLFKVVKLAATAGAAIAAKVSAVTAKVAIGVAKAAKVIKVVKLAAKGIQMVSRIVDGVKTVKKIRDVVQAAKAPKPVEESEEEEEEEESEEEEEVVYEYVEEEEDEEEEEERKRLRQRKSKKSRG is encoded by the exons atggagatctgttcctggctcgcggtctatataCAGGCCAACAGGGCTAGTATATCACCGAGCTACATTCCCATG GCAGAGGAAGGACGCGGCCAGGGTGCGGGAACGGCGCGGGGCCGAACAGCGCGCACGGCCACGCAGGCGGCGCATAAACTGATCCAGCGCTTTATGTCGTCGTCAATGCTAAGCCACCACACCTTACCGCTCGCGACGCTTTTCATCCTGCGCGGCGCGACAAGCTATGGTCCAAAGCAG ATCGTTCCAACACTGCCTACCCGCAAAGAACTCGAAGCATATGAAGGA taCCTGAAGCATAATTCAAGaagatttttttggtttttgatTCCCGTTTTGTTTAAG GTAGTAAAACTTGCGGCAACAGCAGGGGCAGCGATAGCAGCGAAGGTATCAGCTGTAACGGCAAAGGTAGCAATAGGTGTAGCAAAAGCAGCAAAAGTAATAAAAGTAGTGAAACTGGCAGCGAAAGGGATACAAATGGTGAGTAGGATAGTAGATGGGGTAAAGACAGTCAAAAAGATTCGTGATGTCGTGCAGGCCGCGAAAGCTCCGAAGCCAGTTGAAGAGtcggaggaggaggaggaggaggaggagagtGAGGAGGAAGAAGAGGTGGTGTATGAATATGTGGAGGAGGAAGAGGACGAGGAGGAAGAGGAGGAGCGGAAGCGATTGAGGCAGCGGAAAAGCAAAAAATCGCGGGGTTAG